In Sulfitobacter sp. OXR-159, one DNA window encodes the following:
- a CDS encoding putative PEP-binding protein: MQNDPHTTLVTPTAPIANDTHGGRAKCLQRLVRLELPVPRTIALSFDAVQQIARGQLPDIQAVVDQFPKGALLCVRPSSQDPDWGGPGAVLNIGINDKLFEYYATTIGEGPAAALYSRFVQSYAVNVARLDPDMFDDVNGDGRAALMASLRAYEAETEERFPQDPATQLAAVLRSMARAWNGTSARLLRQAKGAPADAGLGLVVQEMAFGVGQGQCGSGVLQLVDSDTGLPQITGRYLSQSQGRDALEGDAAAMYLTRDPRGPSLEELVPDAFAELKDHAALMRKRLRAEMQVEFVIDQGKLHILDGVKVARSSRASVRIAVALADEGIISREEALMRVQPRTLSELLHRQVDPSAKRDVIGRGIAASPGAATGRIVFSASDAQASAARGEPCILVRRETSPEDIRGMHAAAAVLTERGGITSHAAVIGRGMGLPCVVGASNMRFVVTQRQIIAPDGRVFVEGDQITVDGSTGQVLAGAAKMQEAALDDTFTRLMGWAEDVADIGIRANADTPADAQTARNFNAHGIGLCRTEHMFFEPGRLTVMREMIFAESGEDRRAVLERLLPMQREDFTQLFRIMQGQPVCIRLFDPPLHEFLPSDKAGQRELAEALGLQMSDVTRRVAAMTEYNPMLGLRGVRLGVTVPEIYEMQARAIFEATIEASRDGEPVVPEIMIPLVSARREVELVKASVDAVAAAVRSERDASFTYRLGVMVETPRACLRADDIAPHCAFLSFGTNDLTQMTYGLSRDDAGRFMSNYVQQGVYPEDPFHVLDTDGVGELLQLGAERGRRAQPGITLSICGEHGGNPESIAFCRESGFDYVSCSPFRVPVARLAAAQLAIAHKIG; encoded by the coding sequence GTGCAGAACGATCCCCATACCACGCTGGTGACCCCCACCGCGCCAATTGCCAATGACACCCACGGCGGGCGGGCGAAATGCTTGCAGCGTCTTGTGCGGCTTGAGTTGCCGGTGCCACGGACCATTGCGCTGTCCTTTGACGCGGTGCAACAGATCGCGCGCGGGCAGTTGCCTGATATCCAAGCTGTGGTCGATCAATTCCCCAAAGGCGCGCTGCTTTGTGTGCGCCCCTCTAGCCAAGACCCTGATTGGGGCGGGCCGGGGGCGGTGCTGAACATTGGCATCAACGACAAGCTGTTTGAATATTACGCCACGACCATCGGCGAAGGCCCGGCAGCGGCGCTTTATTCGCGGTTCGTGCAGTCCTATGCGGTCAATGTCGCGCGGCTGGATCCGGATATGTTCGACGATGTGAACGGCGATGGCCGCGCGGCGCTGATGGCGTCCTTGCGCGCTTATGAGGCCGAGACGGAGGAGCGTTTCCCCCAAGACCCAGCGACCCAGCTTGCCGCTGTGCTCCGCTCCATGGCGCGGGCGTGGAATGGCACCTCGGCGCGGCTGCTCCGGCAGGCTAAGGGCGCGCCTGCGGATGCGGGGCTGGGGCTGGTGGTTCAGGAAATGGCCTTTGGCGTGGGGCAGGGGCAGTGCGGTTCGGGCGTGTTGCAACTGGTCGATAGCGATACTGGCCTGCCGCAAATCACCGGGCGTTACCTCAGCCAAAGCCAAGGCCGTGATGCGCTCGAAGGCGATGCGGCGGCGATGTATCTCACCCGCGATCCGCGTGGGCCGTCGTTGGAAGAGCTGGTGCCCGATGCCTTTGCCGAGTTGAAAGACCACGCGGCGCTGATGCGCAAACGGCTCCGGGCCGAGATGCAGGTCGAGTTCGTGATCGATCAAGGCAAGCTGCATATTCTGGATGGGGTGAAGGTCGCACGCTCCTCTCGCGCGTCGGTACGGATCGCCGTGGCGCTGGCCGATGAGGGGATCATCAGCCGCGAGGAGGCGCTCATGCGGGTGCAACCGCGCACGCTGTCGGAACTGCTCCACCGTCAGGTCGACCCAAGCGCCAAACGTGACGTGATCGGGCGCGGCATCGCCGCCAGTCCGGGTGCGGCGACGGGGCGGATCGTCTTTTCGGCCAGCGACGCGCAGGCCAGCGCCGCGCGGGGGGAGCCTTGCATCCTTGTCCGGCGCGAGACGTCGCCCGAAGATATTCGCGGCATGCATGCCGCCGCCGCCGTGCTGACCGAACGCGGCGGCATCACCAGCCACGCGGCGGTGATCGGGCGCGGCATGGGGTTGCCCTGCGTCGTCGGTGCGTCGAACATGCGCTTTGTCGTGACCCAGCGGCAGATCATCGCCCCCGATGGGCGGGTCTTTGTCGAAGGGGATCAGATCACCGTTGACGGTTCGACCGGGCAAGTCTTGGCCGGAGCGGCCAAGATGCAAGAGGCCGCGCTGGATGATACCTTCACCCGGCTGATGGGCTGGGCCGAGGATGTAGCCGATATCGGCATTCGCGCCAATGCCGACACCCCAGCCGATGCGCAGACCGCGCGCAATTTCAACGCTCATGGCATTGGCTTGTGCCGGACTGAGCATATGTTCTTTGAGCCCGGTCGCCTGACCGTGATGCGCGAAATGATCTTTGCCGAAAGCGGCGAAGACCGCCGCGCCGTGCTGGAACGCCTGCTGCCCATGCAGCGCGAGGATTTTACCCAGTTGTTCCGCATCATGCAGGGGCAGCCAGTGTGCATCCGCTTGTTTGATCCGCCGCTGCATGAATTCTTGCCCTCAGACAAAGCCGGGCAGCGCGAATTGGCCGAGGCGCTTGGCCTTCAGATGTCTGACGTGACGCGGCGCGTGGCGGCGATGACGGAGTATAACCCGATGCTGGGCCTGCGCGGCGTGCGGCTCGGGGTGACGGTGCCCGAAATCTACGAAATGCAGGCCCGCGCGATCTTTGAGGCCACAATCGAAGCCAGCCGCGATGGCGAGCCGGTAGTGCCTGAGATCATGATCCCACTGGTCAGCGCCCGGCGCGAGGTGGAATTGGTCAAAGCCAGCGTCGACGCCGTGGCCGCCGCCGTGCGCAGTGAGCGTGATGCGAGCTTCACCTACCGTCTCGGCGTGATGGTAGAGACCCCGCGCGCCTGTCTGCGTGCTGATGATATCGCGCCGCATTGTGCCTTTCTCAGTTTCGGGACCAACGATCTGACGCAGATGACCTATGGCCTCTCGCGCGACGACGCGGGGCGCTTCATGTCGAATTACGTCCAACAAGGGGTCTACCCAGAGGATCCCTTCCATGTGCTCGACACCGATGGGGTCGGCGAATTGCTGCAACTTGGGGCGGAAAGGGGGCGCAGAGCCCAGCCCGGAATCACCCTTTCCATCTGTGGGGAGCATGGCGGGAACCCCGAATCCATCGCTTTTTGCCGCGAATCGGGCTTTGATTATGTTTCCTGTTCGCCGTTTCGCGTACCGGTTGCACGTTTGGCTGCGGCCCAGCTCGCCATTGCCCACAAGATCGGGTAG
- a CDS encoding Lrp/AsnC family transcriptional regulator: protein MLDDLDRRILRYWQAEPSLSPGELAERCNITSGKAARRIARLQDQGIVQGSGVVIDWAALGYALEVSLRVTLDKTQANAFDIFMAEARQVPEVIELQTFLGRVDLRLSIIARDMGHYQQIYRSRILTLPHIAEIEALMHVARIKTQEGLPL, encoded by the coding sequence ATGCTTGATGATCTGGATCGCCGTATTTTGCGCTATTGGCAGGCGGAGCCGAGTCTCAGCCCCGGGGAGCTGGCGGAGCGGTGCAATATCACCTCCGGCAAAGCGGCGCGACGGATTGCGCGGCTGCAGGATCAGGGGATCGTGCAGGGCAGCGGTGTGGTGATCGATTGGGCCGCACTGGGCTATGCGTTGGAGGTGTCTTTGCGGGTGACGCTGGACAAGACGCAGGCCAATGCCTTCGACATCTTTATGGCAGAGGCGCGGCAGGTGCCTGAGGTGATCGAGCTTCAGACGTTTTTGGGCCGGGTCGATCTGCGGCTGTCGATTATTGCGCGGGACATGGGGCATTATCAGCAGATTTACCGCAGCCGCATTCTGACCCTGCCGCATATCGCCGAGATCGAAGCGTTGATGCATGTGGCGCGGATCAAGACGCAAGAGGGGCTGCCGCTGTGA
- a CDS encoding DMT family transporter, whose translation MNTTPQITRTSWLLIAILGFVWGGTFLAIEIALTGITPFWLAASRIGFASVVMLALWAWRGFALFADRPTRGVIATLTTIGIISSALPFSLLAWGQQYVTSGFAGVTMASVALIVLPLAHFLLPGERMTPRKVGGFVIGFIGVVVLIGGQAFESTGAAMETAGRIACVGAASCYAISSILMRRLPSVDPIGLATILMLIGAGIMLPAAFISEGPPPLPSPKIGAVLAFLGLIPTAGAAFLRVYVVRTAGPVFMSLVNYQVPVWSVLLGALVLSEPLPMSLLYAMVLILAGVGLSQYGALKRLFQRG comes from the coding sequence ATGAACACCACGCCTCAGATCACCCGCACCAGCTGGCTGCTGATCGCCATTCTGGGCTTTGTCTGGGGCGGCACCTTTCTGGCCATCGAAATTGCGCTTACGGGCATTACGCCCTTTTGGCTCGCCGCCTCTCGGATCGGGTTTGCGTCAGTGGTGATGCTGGCGCTATGGGCCTGGCGCGGTTTCGCGCTATTCGCCGACCGCCCAACGCGGGGCGTGATCGCGACACTGACCACCATCGGCATTATCAGCTCGGCCCTGCCGTTTTCACTGCTGGCATGGGGGCAGCAATATGTGACCTCTGGCTTTGCCGGGGTGACCATGGCCTCGGTCGCGCTGATCGTCCTGCCCTTGGCGCATTTCCTACTGCCGGGAGAGCGTATGACCCCGCGCAAGGTTGGCGGTTTTGTCATTGGCTTTATCGGCGTGGTGGTATTGATCGGTGGGCAGGCATTTGAAAGCACGGGTGCCGCGATGGAAACTGCGGGGCGGATCGCCTGCGTCGGCGCGGCATCGTGCTATGCCATCAGCTCGATCCTCATGCGCCGCTTGCCGTCGGTAGACCCGATCGGCCTGGCCACGATCCTTATGCTGATCGGTGCAGGCATCATGCTGCCCGCCGCTTTTATCAGCGAAGGCCCGCCGCCCCTGCCCAGCCCCAAGATCGGGGCCGTCTTGGCCTTTCTGGGTCTGATTCCCACCGCAGGCGCGGCCTTTTTGCGGGTCTATGTGGTGCGCACTGCCGGGCCGGTCTTTATGTCCTTGGTCAATTACCAAGTGCCGGTCTGGTCGGTCCTCTTGGGCGCGCTGGTTCTGTCAGAGCCGCTGCCGATGTCGCTGCTCTATGCCATGGTGCTGATCCTTGCGGGGGTCGGGCTCAGCCAATACGGCGCGCTGAAACGGCTGTTCCAGCGCGGATAG
- a CDS encoding dihydroneopterin aldolase: protein MSDDEIRLAFAHPSERAETMAGPEPRDRISLRDHIVEVEIGAFQAERDVTQRVCFNVVVEVAPLTGVVDDDVDRILSYDRVTEAIAAELAAERLNLLETLAERVADRILIEPQAMRVFVRIEKLDRGPGALGVEIVRAREGGAKALDAAQEAPQPRVIYLSNAAIASDRLTGWLDQLAASAQPVILCVGPADIAAPRAGDEKAQRHIDLLAIEQNAWVLWARDPRCAVVGSRTELDWAMKNGQISIWAPARIVLDAVDGPAAPPSAAPALAAWFAESSAASELVLIGADRLEGAALPVRVLDVDTAEIA from the coding sequence ATGTCCGACGACGAAATTCGACTTGCCTTTGCCCACCCTTCTGAGCGGGCAGAGACGATGGCCGGCCCTGAGCCGCGCGACCGTATTTCCCTGCGCGATCATATCGTTGAGGTAGAGATCGGCGCCTTTCAGGCCGAGCGGGATGTCACGCAACGGGTCTGTTTCAACGTGGTGGTCGAGGTGGCGCCCCTGACGGGCGTGGTGGATGACGATGTGGACCGCATCCTGTCCTATGACCGCGTGACCGAGGCCATCGCCGCCGAGCTTGCCGCCGAGCGGCTCAACCTCTTGGAAACGCTGGCCGAACGGGTGGCGGACCGTATCTTGATCGAACCGCAGGCGATGCGGGTTTTCGTGCGGATCGAAAAGCTTGACCGTGGCCCCGGTGCGCTTGGGGTTGAGATCGTGCGGGCGCGGGAGGGCGGTGCCAAAGCGCTGGACGCCGCCCAAGAGGCACCGCAGCCGCGCGTGATTTACCTGTCAAATGCCGCCATTGCCTCTGACCGCTTGACCGGATGGCTCGACCAATTGGCAGCCTCCGCCCAGCCCGTGATCCTTTGCGTTGGTCCTGCAGACATCGCGGCCCCACGGGCCGGAGATGAGAAGGCGCAACGCCACATCGACCTTTTGGCGATCGAACAGAACGCTTGGGTGCTCTGGGCGCGCGATCCCCGCTGCGCAGTGGTGGGCAGCCGGACAGAGTTGGACTGGGCCATGAAGAACGGCCAGATCAGCATTTGGGCGCCCGCGCGTATCGTGCTCGATGCGGTGGACGGCCCCGCCGCCCCGCCAAGCGCGGCACCGGCCTTGGCTGCGTGGTTCGCAGAGAGCTCTGCCGCCAGCGAGTTGGTGTTGATCGGCGCAGACCGGCTCGAGGGCGCGGCACTTCCGGTGCGGGTGCTTGATGTCGACACTGCGGAGATTGCCTGA
- a CDS encoding Lrp/AsnC family transcriptional regulator, whose translation MIELDEIDRSLLRALARDATQSASALGRRFGLSQPATWRRIRRLEEGGAIAGRRLRLNAEALGFGVTVFLGIKLATRGRVSLEDFERAVSAIPEVQTVEHVLGLFDYRLRVVARDLPDFERVLRRRIMTLPGAGEVEANVLLSEERLPGPL comes from the coding sequence GTGATTGAACTTGATGAGATTGACCGATCGTTGCTGCGTGCCTTGGCACGGGATGCGACGCAGAGTGCGAGTGCCTTGGGACGGCGGTTTGGTCTATCGCAGCCTGCGACATGGCGGCGGATCAGGCGGTTAGAAGAGGGCGGCGCGATTGCCGGGCGGCGGTTGCGGTTGAATGCCGAGGCGTTGGGTTTTGGCGTGACCGTTTTTCTGGGCATCAAACTGGCTACGCGGGGGCGGGTGAGTTTGGAGGATTTCGAGCGGGCGGTTTCGGCCATTCCCGAGGTGCAGACGGTGGAGCATGTCTTGGGACTTTTCGACTACCGTCTGCGGGTCGTGGCGCGGGACCTGCCTGACTTCGAGCGTGTGCTGAGGCGGCGGATCATGACACTGCCCGGCGCGGGGGAGGTGGAGGCCAATGTGCTTTTGAGCGAGGAGCGTCTGCCAGGGCCGCTTTAG
- a CDS encoding aminotransferase class V-fold PLP-dependent enzyme produces MALLDTVDPTGLDEFSVVFTDRSLNHMSAEFQQVMRDLSGWLGEVYNADAVALVPGGGTYAMEAVARQFARGQDVLVVRNGWFSYRWSQIIESADLTKSAEVMKARMQGNTSPAPFAPAPIEEVTAAIREGKPQVVFAPHVETSSGMILPDDYIKEMAAAAHEVGALMVLDCIASGCVWVDMKALGVDVLISAPQKGWSASPSAGLVMMSARAEARLNETTSDSFAIDLRKWRDIMKAYEAGGHAYHATMPTDALRLFRDTVKETRDYGFDRLKEAQWRLGEAVRQALAARGVISVSADGFAAPGVVVGYTADPDVQNGKAFAAHGMQIAAGVPLQVGEPDDFRTFRLGLFGLDKLYDVDATVARLTAVLDEVL; encoded by the coding sequence ATGGCATTGCTCGACACGGTAGACCCCACGGGGCTTGATGAATTCAGCGTGGTCTTTACCGACCGTTCGCTCAACCACATGTCAGCGGAATTTCAGCAGGTCATGCGCGACCTCTCGGGCTGGCTGGGCGAAGTGTACAACGCCGACGCTGTGGCTCTGGTGCCCGGCGGCGGTACCTATGCGATGGAGGCCGTGGCGCGGCAATTCGCGCGGGGTCAAGACGTGTTGGTGGTGCGTAACGGGTGGTTTTCCTACCGTTGGAGCCAGATCATTGAGAGCGCCGATCTGACCAAGAGTGCCGAGGTGATGAAGGCCCGGATGCAGGGCAACACCAGCCCCGCGCCCTTTGCGCCCGCGCCGATTGAAGAGGTCACTGCGGCTATTCGCGAAGGGAAACCGCAGGTCGTGTTTGCCCCGCATGTGGAGACCAGCTCGGGCATGATCTTGCCGGATGACTACATCAAAGAAATGGCCGCGGCGGCGCATGAGGTCGGCGCGTTGATGGTGCTTGATTGCATCGCCTCGGGCTGTGTCTGGGTGGATATGAAGGCGCTTGGGGTCGATGTGCTGATCTCGGCCCCCCAAAAGGGGTGGAGCGCGTCGCCTTCCGCTGGGCTGGTGATGATGTCCGCGCGGGCAGAAGCGCGGTTGAATGAGACCACGTCGGACAGTTTCGCCATCGATCTGCGCAAGTGGCGCGACATCATGAAAGCCTATGAGGCGGGGGGGCATGCCTATCACGCGACCATGCCGACGGATGCGCTGCGGCTGTTCCGTGATACAGTGAAAGAGACCCGCGATTATGGGTTCGACCGGTTGAAAGAAGCGCAGTGGCGTTTAGGGGAAGCGGTGCGGCAGGCGCTGGCCGCACGGGGGGTGATTTCGGTTTCTGCTGACGGGTTTGCCGCGCCGGGCGTGGTGGTCGGCTACACCGCCGATCCGGATGTGCAAAACGGCAAGGCCTTTGCCGCTCATGGCATGCAGATTGCAGCGGGCGTGCCGTTGCAGGTGGGAGAGCCGGATGATTTCCGCACCTTCCGTCTTGGGCTGTTCGGGCTGGATAAGCTTTATGACGTTGACGCCACCGTGGCACGGTTGACGGCTGTGCTCGACGAGGTTTTGTAA
- the folP gene encoding dihydropteroate synthase encodes MTSYHRPLVQVGPARPEGALTLAGGWGWFTHVEVLSRGQAPHVITADALPATARAALTAPRPAIAGLTFDRPRVMGILNATPDSFSDGGRHADPQIAVAAGAAMRAAGVDMLDIGGESTRPGAETVPEDEEIARVRPVIEGLRAAGPGAISIDTRKAAVAEAAVAAGADLVNDVAGLTFDPALAPFCAARNLPVCVMHAQGDPATMQRDPQYENVLLDVYDYLAGRITALEAEGIARHNIIADPGIGFGKTLEHNLTLLANLSLFHSLGVPILLGASRKRFIGTIGGGAAGEDRAPGSIAVALAALSHGVQVLRVHDVAQTIQSISLYRAALTGKQL; translated from the coding sequence ATGACCTCTTACCACCGTCCCCTGGTTCAGGTCGGTCCCGCGCGGCCCGAAGGCGCGCTGACGCTCGCGGGCGGCTGGGGCTGGTTTACCCATGTTGAGGTGTTGTCGCGGGGGCAGGCGCCGCATGTGATCACGGCAGACGCGCTCCCCGCTACGGCGCGGGCGGCGTTGACCGCGCCACGCCCGGCCATCGCAGGGCTGACTTTCGACCGCCCCCGCGTGATGGGGATTCTCAATGCCACGCCGGACAGTTTCTCAGATGGCGGTCGTCATGCCGATCCGCAGATCGCGGTCGCTGCGGGGGCGGCGATGCGGGCGGCGGGGGTCGACATGCTCGATATTGGCGGCGAATCGACCCGTCCGGGGGCCGAAACGGTGCCCGAGGACGAAGAGATCGCGCGCGTTCGGCCCGTAATCGAAGGGCTGCGCGCTGCTGGACCCGGAGCGATCAGCATCGACACCCGCAAGGCCGCCGTGGCCGAAGCCGCGGTCGCGGCGGGGGCGGATTTGGTCAATGACGTGGCCGGGCTGACCTTTGACCCGGCGCTCGCGCCCTTTTGCGCGGCGCGGAACCTGCCGGTCTGCGTGATGCATGCCCAAGGCGACCCGGCCACGATGCAACGTGACCCGCAGTATGAAAACGTCCTGCTCGACGTCTATGACTATCTGGCGGGGCGGATCACCGCGTTGGAGGCCGAGGGCATCGCGCGGCACAACATCATCGCCGATCCGGGCATCGGCTTTGGCAAGACGCTTGAGCACAACCTCACGCTGCTTGCAAATCTCAGCCTGTTCCACAGCCTCGGCGTGCCGATCTTGCTAGGCGCATCGCGCAAACGCTTCATCGGCACCATAGGGGGCGGCGCGGCTGGGGAAGATCGCGCACCGGGGTCCATCGCGGTCGCGCTGGCGGCGCTGAGCCACGGTGTCCAAGTCTTGCGCGTCCACGACGTGGCGCAGACCATCCAATCTATTTCACTTTACCGCGCGGCACTGACAGGAAAACAGCTATGA
- the glmM gene encoding phosphoglucosamine mutase produces the protein MTKLFGTDGVRGTANIHPMTAEMALRIGAAVGRYFRREKDTVHRVVIGKDTRLSGYMFENALTAGLTSTGMNVLLLGPVPTPAVGLLTRSMRADLGVMISASHNPASDNGIKFFGPDGFKLSDQVEQEIEALVAEGVAPSEPDQIGRAKRIDDSRYRYIERVKSSFPRQMRLDGLKVVIDCAHGAAYHVAPMALWELGATVIPVGVAPNGFNINDGCGSTQPQSAAEAVVANGADVGICLDGDADRVILIDQNGRIGDGDQFMALMAARWAEEERLAGKALVATVMSNLGLERFLDDRGLRLERTSVGDRYVVERMREGGFNLGGEQSGHIVMTDHATTGDGLMAGMQFLAEMVRSGKPASELLYQFDPVPQLLKNVRFSAGQTPLEEAQVKAAIAQAEADLAQGGRLLIRKSGTEPLVRVMAEHEDAALMERAVDSVVDAVNAAVGG, from the coding sequence ATGACAAAACTCTTTGGTACTGATGGCGTGCGCGGCACCGCCAATATTCACCCCATGACCGCCGAAATGGCGCTGCGCATCGGTGCTGCCGTGGGGCGCTATTTCCGGCGTGAGAAAGACACCGTGCACCGCGTGGTCATCGGCAAGGACACGCGGCTGTCGGGCTATATGTTCGAAAACGCGCTGACGGCGGGCCTCACCAGCACGGGAATGAACGTCCTGCTGTTGGGGCCGGTGCCGACGCCTGCGGTCGGGCTGCTGACGCGGTCGATGCGCGCCGATCTGGGGGTCATGATCTCGGCCAGTCACAACCCGGCCAGCGACAATGGTATCAAATTCTTTGGCCCGGATGGCTTCAAACTCTCCGATCAGGTCGAACAGGAAATCGAAGCGCTGGTCGCGGAAGGGGTCGCGCCTTCGGAGCCGGACCAGATTGGCCGGGCCAAGCGGATCGACGACAGCCGCTATCGCTATATCGAACGGGTCAAATCCTCTTTCCCGCGGCAGATGCGTCTTGATGGGCTGAAAGTGGTGATCGACTGCGCCCATGGCGCGGCCTACCACGTGGCGCCCATGGCGCTGTGGGAATTGGGTGCGACGGTGATCCCCGTGGGCGTGGCCCCCAATGGGTTCAACATCAACGATGGCTGCGGTTCGACCCAGCCGCAATCCGCGGCAGAGGCCGTGGTGGCGAATGGCGCCGATGTGGGCATCTGCCTTGATGGCGATGCAGACCGGGTGATCTTGATCGATCAGAATGGCCGTATCGGGGACGGCGACCAGTTCATGGCGCTGATGGCCGCCCGTTGGGCCGAGGAAGAGCGGCTTGCGGGGAAGGCGCTTGTGGCCACGGTGATGAGCAACCTTGGGCTGGAGCGTTTCCTCGACGACCGCGGTCTGCGGTTGGAGCGCACGAGCGTGGGCGACCGCTATGTGGTGGAACGGATGCGCGAAGGGGGGTTCAACCTCGGCGGGGAGCAGTCGGGTCATATCGTGATGACCGACCACGCGACCACGGGCGACGGACTTATGGCCGGGATGCAGTTTCTGGCTGAGATGGTCCGCTCGGGCAAACCTGCCTCGGAGCTGCTGTACCAATTCGACCCGGTGCCGCAACTGCTGAAAAACGTCCGGTTCTCTGCCGGGCAAACCCCGTTGGAAGAGGCGCAGGTCAAAGCCGCAATCGCGCAGGCCGAGGCCGATCTGGCGCAAGGCGGGCGGTTGTTGATCCGCAAATCGGGCACCGAGCCGCTGGTCCGTGTCATGGCCGAACATGAAGACGCGGCACTGATGGAACGTGCCGTGGACAGCGTGGTTGACGCGGTGAATGCGGCGGTGGGCGGCTAG
- a CDS encoding cell wall hydrolase, which translates to MMRFIRSISFALSMALCSSPLAVQASSESASDLAQIEIQGLKSAGAARLQEMVAQPVSASETDVKFSTAWVDSQPKAEGNAELQCLAEALYFEARGETVKGQFAVAEVIMNRVKSARFPGTLCGVINQGTGRKYQCQFTYTCDGYKEVINEPRAFARVSKVARAIIDGSAPKLTDGATHYHTTAVNPNWARVYTKTARIGQHLFYRHTWKTASN; encoded by the coding sequence ATGATGCGTTTTATCCGGTCGATCTCTTTTGCTCTTTCCATGGCTCTGTGCAGCAGCCCGCTGGCTGTTCAAGCAAGCTCCGAAAGCGCGAGCGATCTTGCGCAGATTGAAATTCAAGGTCTGAAATCCGCCGGTGCGGCGCGGCTTCAGGAGATGGTCGCGCAGCCCGTGTCGGCCAGCGAGACAGATGTGAAATTCTCGACCGCTTGGGTCGACAGCCAGCCCAAAGCCGAAGGCAACGCCGAGTTGCAGTGCCTTGCCGAAGCGCTTTATTTCGAGGCCCGCGGTGAGACGGTCAAAGGCCAGTTTGCCGTGGCCGAAGTGATCATGAACCGTGTGAAATCGGCCCGCTTTCCGGGTACGCTTTGCGGCGTGATCAATCAGGGGACGGGGCGCAAGTATCAGTGCCAGTTCACCTATACCTGCGATGGCTACAAAGAAGTCATCAATGAGCCGCGTGCCTTTGCCCGGGTCTCTAAAGTGGCGCGTGCGATCATCGACGGCTCCGCGCCCAAGCTGACGGATGGCGCGACCCACTACCACACGACCGCCGTGAACCCCAACTGGGCACGGGTCTATACCAAGACCGCGCGGATCGGTCAGCATCTCTTTTACCGCCACACGTGGAAAACCGCCTCGAACTAA
- the ilvC gene encoding ketol-acid reductoisomerase encodes MRVYYDRDCDVNLIKDKKVAILGYGSQGHAHALNLRDSGAKNLVVALREGSASAAKAEGEGLKVMGIAEAAAWADLIMFTMPDELQAETYKKYVHDNIREGAAIAFAHGLNVHFGLIEPKEGVDVIMMAPKGPGHTVRGEYTKGGGVPCLVAVDKDASGKALEIGLSYCSAIGGGRSGIIETNFREECETDLFGEQAVLCGGLVELIRMGFETLVEAGYAPEMAYFECLHEVKLIVDLIYEGGIANMNYSISNTAEYGEYVSGPRILPYDETKKRMKDVLTDIQNGKFVRDFMQENAVGQPSFKATRRINDEHRIEQVGAKLREMMPWISAGKMVDKAKN; translated from the coding sequence ATGCGCGTTTATTATGACCGTGACTGCGATGTGAACCTCATCAAGGACAAGAAGGTGGCGATCCTCGGCTACGGTTCCCAAGGCCACGCCCACGCCCTGAATCTGCGCGATTCCGGTGCCAAGAACCTCGTCGTCGCCCTGCGCGAAGGCTCTGCCTCCGCCGCCAAGGCCGAAGGCGAAGGCCTCAAGGTCATGGGCATCGCCGAAGCGGCTGCTTGGGCCGACCTGATCATGTTTACAATGCCCGATGAACTTCAGGCAGAAACATACAAGAAATACGTGCATGACAACATCCGTGAGGGTGCCGCCATTGCCTTCGCCCACGGCCTAAACGTCCACTTCGGCCTGATCGAGCCGAAAGAAGGCGTCGACGTGATCATGATGGCGCCCAAGGGCCCCGGCCACACGGTGCGCGGCGAATACACCAAAGGCGGCGGCGTGCCCTGCCTCGTGGCCGTCGACAAAGACGCATCTGGCAAAGCGCTGGAAATCGGTCTGTCCTATTGCTCTGCCATCGGTGGCGGCCGTTCGGGCATCATTGAGACCAACTTCCGTGAAGAATGCGAAACCGACCTCTTTGGCGAACAGGCCGTGCTCTGCGGTGGTCTGGTCGAACTGATCCGCATGGGCTTTGAGACGCTGGTCGAGGCGGGCTACGCCCCCGAGATGGCCTATTTCGAATGCCTGCACGAAGTGAAGCTGATCGTCGACCTGATCTATGAAGGCGGCATCGCCAACATGAACTACTCGATCTCGAACACGGCGGAATACGGCGAATATGTCTCCGGCCCGCGCATCCTGCCCTACGACGAGACCAAGAAGCGCATGAAAGACGTGCTGACGGACATCCAGAACGGCAAGTTCGTGCGTGACTTCATGCAGGAAAACGCAGTCGGCCAGCCTTCGTTCAAAGCCACACGTCGCATCAATGACGAGCACCGCATCGAACAGGTCGGCGCGAAACTGCGTGAGATGATGCCGTGGATTTCCGCAGGCAAGATGGTGGACAAGGCCAAGAACTGA